A DNA window from Gillisia sp. Hel1_33_143 contains the following coding sequences:
- a CDS encoding IS630 transposase-related protein has protein sequence MKEQNEHCRKTSYKKVGYDLKLVIIDQIQNAQISINHASDKYQVSRASIYYWLKKYSTLEQKKQGMSKKDEIKKLKEKIEELEFVKDFQQDIIADMELITGVDMSKKSLPKTLADEIEKKKQNRLKENG, from the coding sequence ATGAAAGAACAAAATGAACACTGTCGAAAAACTTCCTACAAAAAAGTAGGGTATGATCTTAAGCTAGTTATTATTGATCAGATCCAAAATGCACAAATCTCTATCAATCATGCTTCCGATAAATATCAGGTTTCCAGAGCTTCCATCTATTACTGGTTGAAAAAATACAGTACTTTAGAACAAAAGAAACAAGGGATGAGCAAGAAAGATGAGATCAAGAAACTCAAAGAAAAAATAGAGGAATTAGAGTTTGTAAAAGACTTCCAACAAGACATTATTGCTGACATGGAACTCATTACCGGAGTCGATATGTCAAAAAAGTCATTGCCCAAAACATTAGCAGACGAGATCGAAAAAAAGAAGCAAAACCGTTTAAAAGAAAATGGTTGA
- a CDS encoding IS3 family transposase, producing the protein MIQCFGVSKQAFYKRLKSHQNRQTEQQLIIRLIKEYRSQYGLRTGGIKLYQELKADMNRLGIKIGRDKFYRVMRMNNLLVPKLKRFHITTDSKHRFFKYKNLIKDKVPTRPEQLWVSDITYIKTQNGHSYLALVTDAYSKQIMGYKLASHMKTSLCIDALRMAIKNRKYKNHKLIHHSDRGIQYCNPQYTSFTEEHGIQMSMTEKYDPYENAVAERVNRTLKYEYDLKRTIKNTNLAKKMVKRAVEIYNNKRPHFSLKLNTPNFVHLNRNVDYHSYKRNKQNLELLTI; encoded by the coding sequence TTGATCCAATGTTTTGGGGTTTCCAAACAAGCTTTTTATAAGCGCTTAAAATCTCATCAGAACAGGCAAACAGAGCAACAGCTAATTATTCGACTCATCAAAGAGTATCGGAGTCAGTATGGACTGCGTACCGGTGGAATTAAACTTTATCAGGAATTAAAGGCTGACATGAACCGACTCGGTATTAAAATAGGAAGAGATAAATTCTATCGAGTAATGAGAATGAATAACCTGCTCGTTCCTAAATTAAAGCGGTTCCATATCACAACTGATTCAAAACACAGATTCTTTAAATACAAAAACCTGATAAAAGACAAAGTGCCCACCAGGCCGGAACAACTTTGGGTAAGCGATATCACTTATATCAAAACACAGAACGGACACAGTTACCTGGCATTAGTCACAGACGCCTATTCTAAGCAAATTATGGGTTATAAATTAGCAAGCCATATGAAGACATCACTTTGCATCGATGCGCTTAGAATGGCCATTAAAAATAGAAAATACAAGAATCATAAACTCATTCATCATTCAGATCGTGGAATTCAGTATTGCAATCCCCAATACACCAGCTTTACTGAGGAACATGGAATACAAATGAGCATGACCGAGAAATACGATCCATACGAGAATGCCGTGGCTGAGAGAGTCAACAGAACCCTTAAATATGAATATGATTTAAAACGAACTATAAAAAATACTAACTTAGCGAAGAAGATGGTCAAACGAGCTGTTGAGATTTACAACAACAAAAGACCTCATTTTAGCCTCAAATTGAACACCCCTAACTTTGTTCATTTGAATCGAAATGTAGACTATCATTCCTACAAAAGGAACAAACAAAATTTAGAATTATTAACCATTTAA
- a CDS encoding TlpA disulfide reductase family protein has translation MIKKLLILLILTNISCSEQKKESFKLIGKTYQIENGSKLFMHDLVNNKTLDSAVIENGEFQFTQKLPEYPYWVILHTRDRSQSKDIWIEDKTMTFTATDSNFANAKITGSESNNLITELYKNVDFNKRKKLKEIEKKFIEQHPKSIISTFLLTNNLNTWGAKETKRLFKTFPDNNKNSQLGQRISDYLKTAKTPEIGEQFVDISMENPNGEIKKLSDLKGKVILLEFWASWCLPCRESNPDLVEIYNEYKSKGFEIYSVSIDQDKESWINAINMDNLKWTNVSDLQKPNKAAKLYGVSSIPDSFLIDQNGNVIDNKLRGKELRKKLEQYFASH, from the coding sequence ATGATAAAAAAACTACTAATTCTTTTAATACTGACAAATATTTCATGTTCAGAACAAAAAAAGGAGAGCTTTAAACTAATAGGTAAAACATATCAGATAGAAAATGGAAGCAAGTTGTTTATGCATGATTTGGTCAACAATAAAACATTGGATTCTGCTGTAATAGAAAATGGAGAATTTCAATTTACTCAAAAGCTACCGGAATATCCATATTGGGTAATCCTTCACACGAGAGATAGGTCCCAAAGTAAGGATATATGGATTGAAGATAAAACGATGACATTTACCGCTACTGATTCAAATTTTGCGAATGCGAAAATCACAGGTTCCGAATCAAACAATTTGATAACTGAACTTTATAAAAATGTAGATTTTAATAAAAGAAAGAAACTTAAGGAAATAGAGAAAAAATTTATTGAACAGCACCCAAAAAGTATCATAAGTACTTTTTTACTAACCAATAATTTAAATACTTGGGGTGCCAAAGAGACGAAAAGATTATTTAAAACTTTCCCTGACAATAATAAGAATTCTCAACTAGGCCAAAGAATTTCAGATTATTTGAAAACCGCGAAAACTCCAGAGATAGGTGAGCAATTCGTTGATATTTCCATGGAAAATCCCAATGGAGAAATCAAGAAATTATCAGACCTGAAAGGAAAGGTAATATTGTTAGAATTCTGGGCATCTTGGTGTTTGCCATGCAGAGAAAGTAATCCTGATTTAGTGGAAATTTACAATGAATACAAATCAAAAGGTTTTGAAATATATTCTGTGTCAATAGATCAAGATAAAGAAAGTTGGATCAATGCTATTAATATGGATAACTTGAAATGGACTAATGTAAGCGACCTTCAGAAACCAAATAAAGCTGCTAAATTATATGGTGTATCTTCAATTCCTGACAGTTTTCTAATTGACCAAAATGGAAATGTAATAGACAATAAATTGAGAGGAAAAGAATTGAGAAAGAAGTTAGAACAATATTTTGCCAGCCACTAA
- a CDS encoding carboxypeptidase-like regulatory domain-containing protein gives MKTTILLLTLFISSFGFSQNDKSNTITIKGIIFSEVDGKPLENAYINYTSKYKYSMTNENGKFEYKYLNNKEDLKEKIEISALGYENYDTIIDLNKDNIIDLFVVLKTRFGLNRQKALEDIEQGEINILLSGGIAPVIYNGDKKFCKKYQVNFIEYGCEAISERSLIEYNKTVFEYLDAKFGKKWREEIRDDVSGL, from the coding sequence ATGAAAACAACGATTTTACTTCTAACATTATTCATTTCGAGTTTCGGATTTTCACAAAATGATAAATCAAACACGATTACTATAAAAGGAATTATTTTTTCTGAAGTTGATGGAAAACCATTAGAAAACGCATATATAAATTATACTTCGAAATACAAATATTCAATGACCAATGAAAATGGAAAATTTGAATATAAATACTTAAATAATAAAGAGGATTTAAAAGAAAAAATAGAAATAAGTGCGCTAGGATATGAAAATTATGATACAATCATAGACTTAAATAAAGATAACATAATCGACCTTTTCGTTGTACTCAAAACAAGATTCGGATTAAACAGACAAAAAGCTTTAGAAGATATAGAACAAGGTGAAATAAATATTTTACTCTCTGGAGGAATTGCACCTGTTATTTACAATGGTGATAAAAAATTCTGTAAAAAATACCAAGTTAATTTTATCGAATATGGATGTGAAGCTATATCTGAGAGAAGTTTAATTGAATACAATAAAACTGTATTTGAATATCTTGACGCGAAATTCGGTAAAAAATGGCGTGAGGAAATTAGGGATGATGTTTCCGGGTTATAG
- a CDS encoding transposase: MYKNDRVTRRYSEPFKLKILSELSTGKYTKYELGKLYGIAPSTINEWIRKYERKDLMNTRVMIETKDEITRIKALQKEIEQLKKLLLKKDMDQLVDDAYLEVAAQKLGYKSVLELKKKLNIKP, translated from the coding sequence ATGTATAAAAATGACAGAGTAACCAGACGTTACAGTGAACCATTCAAATTAAAAATTTTATCAGAACTTAGTACTGGGAAATACACAAAGTATGAACTAGGCAAACTCTATGGGATTGCTCCTTCCACCATCAATGAATGGATCAGAAAGTATGAACGTAAAGACCTAATGAACACAAGGGTTATGATAGAAACAAAGGATGAAATAACACGGATCAAAGCACTCCAAAAAGAGATTGAACAGCTTAAAAAACTACTCCTTAAAAAGGATATGGATCAACTTGTCGATGATGCATACTTGGAAGTAGCTGCTCAAAAACTAGGCTACAAAAGTGTCTTGGAACTTAAAAAAAAACTAAATATCAAGCCTTAA
- a CDS encoding IS3 family transposase, translated as MAKEKAKGFASLTKICDCFELKRDAYYKYKCRADKRKKVEQHIITIVKRRRKSLPREGVRKLMKSLGQDFEKQHLKVGRDTLFNVLREHKMLTLRKKYSARTTNSYHRFYKYNNIIKDLKVNRSNQVWVSDITYIRTLKGFCYLALITDMHSRKIVGYDLSDSLELKGCVRALNKAIYQAKDIKGLIHHSDRGIQYCSNVYTQILKRKKIAISMTEENHCYENAMAERVNGILKDEFYLDQVFTNKEHAKRAAKSAIKLYNAIRLHLSLDYQTPNMVYKLTA; from the coding sequence ATAGCAAAGGAAAAAGCTAAGGGATTTGCTTCGTTAACCAAAATATGTGATTGTTTTGAACTAAAGCGAGATGCTTATTATAAGTATAAATGCAGAGCTGATAAGCGAAAAAAGGTTGAACAACATATAATTACCATCGTTAAAAGACGACGTAAATCCCTTCCTAGAGAAGGCGTGAGAAAGCTTATGAAATCCCTAGGACAGGATTTTGAAAAACAACACCTGAAAGTGGGTAGAGACACCCTGTTCAATGTTCTTAGAGAACATAAAATGTTGACATTAAGAAAAAAGTACAGTGCCAGAACAACCAATTCGTATCACAGGTTTTATAAGTACAATAACATTATAAAAGATCTAAAAGTAAACCGATCTAATCAAGTTTGGGTATCGGACATTACGTATATCAGAACTCTAAAAGGATTTTGTTACCTAGCACTCATTACAGATATGCATTCCAGAAAGATTGTGGGTTATGACCTTAGTGATAGCCTAGAACTTAAAGGATGCGTGAGAGCACTTAATAAAGCGATTTACCAAGCCAAAGACATCAAAGGGCTCATACACCATTCAGACAGAGGGATACAATATTGCAGCAATGTGTATACTCAAATCCTTAAAAGAAAAAAGATAGCTATCAGTATGACTGAAGAAAATCACTGTTACGAAAATGCAATGGCAGAACGCGTAAATGGGATCCTGAAAGATGAATTCTATCTCGATCAGGTCTTCACAAACAAGGAACACGCGAAAAGAGCAGCAAAAAGTGCCATTAAATTATATAATGCAATTAGATTACATTTATCTTTAGACTATCAAACTCCAAATATGGTATATAAATTAACAGCGTAA
- a CDS encoding carboxypeptidase-like regulatory domain-containing protein → MRKSIITFLILIIIVSCGPYRKTKNGYKIKGKTEIIFNGTDKSLNEKCLISGFVYSRDTKDFPISAKVKVGEYETETDGSGYFNLIVEPGNYKISTNYIGNNEEKIENVELKKNTRLIIMFELGTVAMY, encoded by the coding sequence ATGAGAAAATCCATTATAACATTTCTGATTTTAATAATAATCGTTTCTTGTGGACCATATCGAAAAACAAAAAACGGATATAAAATAAAAGGGAAAACGGAAATTATTTTTAATGGAACTGACAAAAGCCTGAATGAAAAATGCCTCATTTCTGGATTCGTTTATTCAAGAGACACTAAAGATTTTCCAATATCGGCAAAAGTAAAAGTTGGCGAATATGAAACAGAAACTGATGGAAGTGGATATTTCAACCTAATAGTTGAACCTGGAAATTATAAAATATCGACAAACTATATCGGAAATAATGAAGAGAAAATAGAAAACGTGGAATTGAAAAAAAACACAAGACTAATAATTATGTTTGAACTCGGAACAGTTGCAATGTATTGA
- a CDS encoding alpha/beta hydrolase — protein MKKIIVVLFLTIFGNTVFAQELEIQTFGNKNDKALIFLHGGPGYNSVPFEQTTANELANNGFFVISYDRRGEGRNENLKAEYTFTQTFEDLNQIFQKYNLKKTTLIGHSFGGIIATMFTDKYSDKIDNLILVSVPISMPQTFENIIASSKEIYTKKDDKINLNYINMLQNMDSTSLEYATYSFMHAMSNGFYSTKNPNQKAIELYQKFKTDTLLQKYASKNDYLAPQKFWENEHYTSLSIKINLENLKNKKISIYGIYGKEDGLYSPKQIDSLVNILGNENVEYLENSSHNVFIDRQNKFIDLVKKWTN, from the coding sequence ATGAAAAAAATCATTGTTGTATTATTTCTGACAATTTTTGGAAATACAGTATTTGCACAGGAACTAGAAATACAAACTTTTGGAAACAAAAATGACAAAGCATTAATATTTTTACACGGTGGTCCAGGATACAATAGTGTACCATTTGAACAAACAACTGCTAACGAATTGGCAAATAATGGATTCTTTGTTATTTCCTACGATAGACGTGGAGAAGGTAGAAATGAAAATTTAAAAGCAGAATATACTTTTACACAAACATTTGAAGATTTGAACCAAATCTTTCAAAAATATAATCTAAAAAAAACAACTCTAATAGGTCATAGTTTTGGAGGTATTATAGCAACTATGTTTACTGATAAATATTCAGATAAAATTGATAATTTGATTTTAGTAAGTGTACCTATTTCAATGCCCCAAACATTTGAAAACATAATTGCATCATCAAAAGAGATATACACTAAGAAAGATGACAAAATAAATTTGAATTATATAAATATGTTGCAAAATATGGATAGTACAAGTTTAGAATATGCAACTTATAGTTTTATGCACGCTATGTCAAACGGATTCTATTCCACTAAAAATCCAAATCAAAAAGCTATTGAACTATATCAAAAATTCAAAACAGATACGTTACTTCAAAAATATGCTTCCAAAAATGATTACTTAGCTCCTCAAAAGTTTTGGGAAAATGAACATTATACTTCTCTTTCAATAAAAATCAATCTTGAAAATTTAAAAAATAAAAAGATTTCTATTTATGGAATATATGGTAAAGAAGATGGATTATACTCACCAAAACAAATAGATTCATTAGTAAATATTTTAGGTAATGAGAATGTAGAATATTTAGAAAATAGCTCGCACAATGTTTTTATAGATCGCCAAAACAAATTTATAGATCTAGTGAAAAAATGGACAAATTAA
- a CDS encoding retropepsin-like aspartic protease: protein MKFAKVSIYLIIFILINSCALNKAAKYLKEGKTEQENFTNSISFELEKGWIIVPVEIENKIYRFILDTGTPTLVSKELARSLKMKAIDSVDAYDVYNNVQKNKYTRIENIKIGKTDFVGTAALINDFNATPIWASLNVDGFIGSNLMQHAIWDIDFKQKQVTITDNESNLNLPEDLIENKMFIGVAGLPSIACKINGERIWNFPVDLGYNGGIVMPFSEFEKQIENGQISDFKKSDTQGIIGVYGKQNSSRESYTGIIEEIEFGKSTLKNEKVYSEQYLSKIFGLDFFKNYRVILNWNSKKVKLIENKENTNS, encoded by the coding sequence ATGAAATTTGCCAAAGTATCTATTTACTTGATAATATTTATTCTAATAAATAGCTGTGCACTAAATAAAGCCGCTAAATATTTAAAGGAAGGTAAAACAGAACAAGAGAATTTTACAAATTCTATTTCTTTTGAATTAGAAAAAGGATGGATAATTGTTCCTGTAGAAATAGAAAATAAGATTTATAGATTTATCCTAGACACTGGAACACCAACTCTTGTATCAAAAGAACTTGCTCGAAGTCTAAAAATGAAAGCTATCGATTCAGTAGATGCTTATGATGTTTATAATAATGTTCAAAAAAATAAATACACAAGAATTGAAAATATCAAAATTGGAAAGACAGATTTTGTTGGAACAGCAGCATTAATTAATGATTTTAACGCTACTCCAATTTGGGCTTCTTTAAATGTTGACGGATTTATAGGTTCAAATTTAATGCAACACGCTATCTGGGATATTGATTTTAAACAAAAACAAGTCACCATTACTGATAATGAATCAAACTTAAACCTACCAGAAGATTTAATTGAGAATAAAATGTTTATTGGTGTTGCAGGTTTACCTTCCATTGCTTGTAAAATAAATGGAGAAAGAATTTGGAACTTCCCTGTAGATTTAGGATATAATGGTGGCATAGTAATGCCATTTTCTGAGTTCGAAAAGCAAATAGAAAACGGTCAGATTTCAGATTTTAAAAAATCAGATACTCAAGGCATCATCGGTGTTTATGGAAAACAAAATTCTTCAAGAGAATCTTATACTGGAATAATTGAAGAAATAGAATTTGGAAAGTCTACTTTAAAAAATGAAAAGGTATATTCAGAGCAATATTTAAGTAAGATATTTGGCTTAGATTTCTTTAAAAATTATCGTGTAATTCTAAATTGGAATAGTAAAAAAGTAAAGTTGATAGAAAATAAAGAAAATACAAATTCTTAG